One window of the Ammospiza nelsoni isolate bAmmNel1 chromosome 17, bAmmNel1.pri, whole genome shotgun sequence genome contains the following:
- the NPW gene encoding neuropeptide W → MARGQLSGGAWGALVLLGLMLPAAPAGAWYKHVASPRYHTVGRASGLLMGVRRSPYLWRRELPAEPPRHPWSPAGDSPPAAPGRPGGESPPGAAPAPPPPPGPGRLLQRLLRRGWGWGGPRPAPARPPPAPRQPQLFPLEDLALSR, encoded by the exons ATGGCCAGGGGACAGCTGTCGGGGGGCGCCTGGGgggccctggtgctgctggggctgatgcTGCCGGCCGCCCCGGCGGGCGCCTGGTACAAGCACGTCGCCAGCCCCCGGTACCACACGGTGGGtcgcgcctcggggctgctcATGGGGGTCCGCCGCTCTCCCTACCTGTGGCGGCGGGAGCTGCCGGCCGAGCCCCCCCGGCACCCCTGGAGCCCCGCCGGGGAcagccccccggcagccccgggccgTCCCGGCGGGGAGAGCCCCCCGggcgccgccccggccccgccgccgccgcccggcccggggcgCCTCCTGCAGCGCCTGCTCCggcggggatggggatggggcggcccccgcccggcccccgcccggcccccgcccgcgccccgccAGCCTCAG CTCTTCCCTCTTGAGGACCTGGCTCTGAGCCGCTGA